In a single window of the Roseofilum reptotaenium CS-1145 genome:
- a CDS encoding ABC transporter ATP-binding protein, translated as MSQTATNQINRETNVELDVELRKVFKVFGSETAVRGVNLNIQSGEFFSILGPSGCGKTTTLRLIAGFEVPSAGELLLQGQSVNHVPPYRRPVNTVFQSYALFGHMNVWDNIAFGLRLKKLTKAQIEDRVKEALRLVKMEAFAHRLPKQMSGGQQQRVALARALVNRPAVLLLDEPLGALDLKLRKEMQVELSNLHQELGLTFVMVTHDQEEALSLSERIAIMREGKIEQIGSPSEIYNLPATPFVADFIGDTNLFKGRSASSQGGTVEVQTDKGLKIWAASDLNGSTGVGDRLVVSVRPEKIHLSVSPPEGDRNCFQGRIKHTMFMGTHIQCVVELVSGDQITVSQPVREGAAYSEALSNPETPLYAHWQSSDCLALHE; from the coding sequence ATGTCTCAGACCGCAACTAATCAAATTAATCGGGAAACCAACGTCGAGCTAGATGTTGAGCTTCGCAAAGTCTTTAAAGTGTTTGGCTCAGAAACGGCTGTCCGAGGCGTAAACTTGAACATTCAGTCTGGTGAATTCTTCAGTATCCTCGGACCCTCTGGGTGTGGAAAAACTACGACGTTAAGGCTCATTGCTGGCTTTGAAGTGCCCTCTGCTGGAGAATTATTGCTTCAAGGGCAGTCCGTGAACCACGTTCCCCCTTACCGTCGTCCAGTTAATACCGTCTTCCAAAGTTATGCCCTATTCGGGCATATGAATGTTTGGGATAACATTGCCTTTGGACTGCGGCTAAAAAAGCTCACTAAAGCCCAAATTGAAGACCGAGTAAAGGAAGCGCTACGCTTGGTGAAAATGGAGGCGTTTGCCCATCGCTTGCCGAAACAAATGTCAGGGGGACAACAACAGCGGGTTGCCCTAGCTAGAGCGTTGGTTAATCGACCGGCAGTTTTATTATTGGATGAACCCTTGGGAGCGTTGGATCTGAAGTTACGCAAAGAGATGCAGGTGGAATTGTCGAATTTGCATCAAGAGTTAGGGCTGACGTTTGTGATGGTAACCCACGATCAAGAAGAGGCGCTTTCCCTTTCCGAGCGCATTGCCATCATGCGTGAGGGTAAAATTGAACAAATTGGCTCTCCAAGTGAAATTTATAATCTTCCCGCTACTCCGTTTGTAGCTGATTTTATTGGCGATACCAATTTATTCAAAGGTCGGAGCGCATCGAGTCAGGGGGGAACAGTTGAGGTACAAACGGATAAGGGGTTGAAGATTTGGGCGGCTTCGGATCTTAACGGTAGCACGGGAGTCGGCGATCGCCTAGTGGTCAGCGTGCGACCGGAGAAAATTCACCTCAGCGTGAGTCCCCCAGAGGGCGATCGCAATTGTTTTCAAGGCCGCATTAAGCATACGATGTTTATGGGAACCCATATTCAATGTGTGGTGGAATTGGTTTCTGGAGACCAAATTACCGTCTCCCAACCCGTTCGCGAAGGAGCTGCTTATTCTGAAGCTTTATCGAATCCCGAAACTCCTCTCTATGCCCATTGGCAGAGTTCAGATTGTTTGGCTCTCCATGAATAA
- a CDS encoding ABC transporter substrate-binding protein produces MSQQDKLNRLFHSRSLNRRRFLQGTTAALAGLGLSSCGWTLADVQTRTVERGDSNRLYIFTWAGYTDDNLLAQFEQQTGIQVIADVFDSNEAMLAKILAGGGGAYSIIYPSDYMVLKMVEDDLLTPLDLGRIEGLNQLFENYQNPPYDPGNGHSIPVSWGTTGLIYNRQALNGEPENWEYLWQNQSQLSRQVTMLNDVREVMGATLKHLGYSLNSQDAQEIEEAYEALVELKPAIASFTSDAWRPQILTGDLKIAMGYSVDASEIMEEDENLGYVIPKNGSSLWTDTLVIPKTAPNPDGAYAWINFMLQPTVAAEITKRLSFATANRVAYEQLPEEIQQDATLFPAPEVLANCESVSPVKEDIAQLYDRYWTRLTSS; encoded by the coding sequence ATGAGTCAACAGGATAAGCTCAATCGTCTTTTTCACTCTCGCTCTCTTAACCGTCGCCGCTTCTTGCAGGGGACAACAGCCGCCTTAGCCGGTTTAGGATTATCGTCCTGTGGTTGGACGTTAGCTGATGTGCAAACTCGCACAGTGGAAAGAGGAGACAGTAATCGGCTCTATATTTTTACTTGGGCAGGCTATACCGATGACAATTTGCTCGCTCAGTTTGAGCAGCAAACCGGGATTCAGGTAATCGCCGATGTGTTTGATTCTAATGAGGCGATGCTGGCTAAAATTTTAGCTGGTGGTGGTGGGGCATATAGTATCATTTATCCCTCGGATTATATGGTGCTAAAAATGGTGGAGGATGATTTATTAACTCCCCTGGATCTCGGTCGCATTGAAGGATTAAATCAGCTTTTTGAAAATTATCAGAATCCGCCCTATGACCCTGGAAACGGTCATAGTATCCCCGTTAGTTGGGGAACAACGGGGTTAATTTATAATCGCCAAGCCTTAAATGGAGAACCGGAAAATTGGGAATATTTATGGCAGAATCAATCGCAATTGAGTCGCCAAGTGACGATGCTCAACGATGTTCGGGAAGTGATGGGGGCCACATTAAAACACTTGGGCTATTCCTTAAATTCCCAAGATGCCCAGGAAATTGAAGAAGCCTATGAAGCGTTAGTGGAACTGAAACCGGCGATCGCCTCATTTACCTCCGATGCTTGGCGACCCCAGATTTTAACCGGCGATCTGAAAATTGCCATGGGTTATTCCGTGGATGCCAGTGAAATTATGGAAGAGGATGAAAACTTAGGCTATGTGATCCCTAAAAATGGCTCTTCTCTATGGACCGATACCTTAGTGATTCCCAAAACAGCCCCCAATCCTGATGGAGCCTATGCTTGGATTAATTTTATGCTGCAACCAACGGTCGCTGCCGAAATTACCAAGCGCCTTAGTTTTGCCACAGCTAACCGAGTAGCTTATGAGCAATTACCAGAAGAGATCCAACAGGATGCGACCCTATTTCCCGCTCCAGAGGTGTTGGCTAACTGTGAAAGTGTTTCACCCGTAAAAGAGGATATTGCCCAACTCTATGACCGCTATTGGACTCGATTAACCAGTAGTTAA
- a CDS encoding ribbon-helix-helix domain-containing protein, producing MTIVLKPETHRAILEKLKSDRYSTADEVVQAALQLLEERDFLLDQHPTLTSIEEFDAKVKQLTDTFAACVKPDVPLLLDEAVSRAGIYQEHP from the coding sequence ATGACCATAGTCTTAAAACCAGAAACCCATCGCGCTATCCTCGAAAAACTCAAAAGCGATCGCTACTCAACTGCGGATGAAGTCGTTCAAGCAGCTCTGCAACTTCTAGAAGAACGGGATTTCCTTTTAGATCAGCACCCAACCCTTACCAGTATCGAGGAGTTTGATGCGAAGGTTAAACAGCTTACCGATACTTTTGCCGCTTGTGTCAAACCTGATGTTCCCCTACTATTAGATGAGGCGGTTAGCCGTGCAGGAATTTATCAGGAACATCCATAA
- a CDS encoding ABC transporter permease yields the protein MPTPKRRWSTLIGPSVLLGPAGLWLLMLLVLPTLVIFELSLVPNIRPGDVVNPSGLENYLRVFEPVYLQVIGRSLFFAIGTTIICLLLGFPVAYWIALNAPKRWQNLILLGFVLPLWTSSLLRSYAWITILRRTGVFNSIITSVGLPPLTILNEWPAVLIGMSYSFLPYMVLILYAALEKLDKRLLEASADLGATPIEGFWKITVPQTFQGIAAGSLLVFISSLGDFVNPELLGGASSMTAARLIYNQFLGATQNWGFGSALSMVVILAVSLAIALLIKYGDPTPQA from the coding sequence ATGCCGACTCCTAAACGCCGTTGGTCAACTTTGATTGGCCCCAGTGTTCTCCTAGGGCCTGCTGGTTTGTGGCTCTTGATGCTCTTAGTGCTACCGACTCTGGTGATTTTTGAGTTAAGTTTAGTGCCCAATATTCGACCTGGGGATGTGGTGAATCCTTCGGGATTGGAAAATTATTTGCGGGTGTTTGAACCGGTTTATCTGCAAGTGATTGGGCGATCGCTCTTTTTTGCGATCGGCACAACTATTATTTGTCTACTCTTGGGTTTTCCCGTTGCCTATTGGATCGCCCTCAACGCCCCCAAACGCTGGCAAAACTTAATTCTCTTGGGCTTTGTCCTTCCCCTCTGGACTTCTTCCCTACTGCGCTCCTACGCCTGGATTACCATTCTCCGACGCACGGGGGTATTTAATAGTATTATCACCAGTGTTGGCCTGCCCCCCTTAACCATCCTCAATGAATGGCCAGCCGTTCTCATTGGCATGAGTTATAGCTTTTTGCCCTACATGGTCTTAATTCTCTATGCCGCACTAGAAAAGCTCGACAAACGGTTATTAGAAGCTTCCGCCGATTTGGGCGCAACCCCCATAGAAGGATTCTGGAAAATTACTGTGCCCCAAACCTTTCAAGGGATTGCAGCCGGGAGTTTATTGGTCTTTATCAGTAGTTTAGGCGATTTTGTCAATCCGGAACTGCTCGGAGGCGCATCCAGTATGACCGCAGCTCGCTTGATTTACAACCAGTTTCTCGGCGCGACTCAGAACTGGGGATTTGGCTCGGCATTAAGTATGGTGGTGATTTTAGCCGTCAGTTTGGCGATCGCCCTTTTAATCAAATATGGAGACCCCACCCCCCAAGCCTAG
- a CDS encoding UPF0175 family protein, with amino-acid sequence MSILISDEILTLTRMTEPEMRKEIAVLLFQKRKLSLSKASRFAQMNRITFQHLLASRQIPVYDLEDFEKDIRNLQEMGRL; translated from the coding sequence ATGAGTATTTTGATATCTGATGAAATTCTAACGTTGACTCGGATGACTGAGCCGGAAATGAGGAAAGAAATAGCCGTTTTACTGTTCCAAAAACGCAAGCTCAGTCTATCTAAAGCCAGTCGTTTTGCTCAGATGAACCGCATTACATTTCAACATCTTCTGGCTAGTCGTCAAATTCCCGTTTACGATCTAGAAGATTTTGAGAAAGATATTAGGAATTTACAGGAAATGGGTCGGCTATGA
- a CDS encoding ATPase, translating into MDIMEVLKLADELVFAQTGKHLDYLQKAILQGTLRGETYGTIAEHIYTSEGQVRDVGSELWKLLSEGLGKEVSKANFRAIVNNHYSASAIFNATVNNLNICPEYHQKNNHSQNQEQRQLYVDLGNAPERLKCYGRTEELAVLDRTLIPKHCRLFALLGFSGIGKTTLALHWLENHKTQFQYAIYRSLRFYADFRAVVANILAIFTPNSPIPEGMETQISQLLTQLRQFRCLIVLDDGHLLCRDKGGEAFLQAIAEIPHQSCVILLSTEKPVEIERWEIANDAVRSLILPGLGDAAKDLLEEQGLCDREVWTQLIDRYQGNPLWLILTATSIRELFAGRVADFLAYETLIVSESLQGHLDQQFQQLSTPEQTILGQLGTLTAPVNLSQLLQLNSFPPVELFQIIQSLHRRFFLEMEEETRQLFLNRVIQEYIKNGK; encoded by the coding sequence ATGGATATCATGGAAGTGTTAAAACTGGCTGATGAGCTGGTTTTTGCTCAGACGGGTAAGCATCTGGACTATCTGCAAAAAGCCATACTTCAGGGAACGCTACGAGGAGAAACCTATGGAACGATCGCAGAGCATATCTATACCAGCGAAGGTCAGGTGCGCGATGTGGGTTCCGAGTTGTGGAAGTTGCTCTCGGAAGGGTTAGGAAAAGAGGTTAGTAAGGCTAATTTTCGCGCTATTGTAAATAATCATTATTCGGCTTCAGCTATTTTTAACGCAACGGTTAATAATCTCAATATTTGTCCAGAATATCATCAGAAAAATAACCATTCCCAAAATCAAGAACAAAGGCAACTTTATGTAGATTTAGGCAATGCGCCAGAACGGTTAAAGTGTTATGGAAGAACGGAAGAATTGGCTGTTCTCGATCGCACTCTCATCCCCAAACACTGTCGCCTATTTGCCCTCCTCGGCTTCAGCGGAATCGGTAAAACCACGTTAGCCTTACATTGGCTGGAGAACCATAAAACCCAGTTCCAATATGCCATCTATCGCAGTTTGCGCTTTTATGCCGATTTCCGCGCTGTAGTAGCCAATATTCTAGCTATTTTCACGCCCAATAGCCCCATTCCAGAGGGTATGGAAACCCAAATTTCCCAACTGCTCACACAGTTGCGTCAGTTTCGCTGCTTAATTGTGCTTGACGATGGGCATCTTTTGTGCAGGGATAAAGGGGGTGAAGCGTTTTTGCAGGCGATCGCCGAAATTCCTCACCAAAGTTGTGTTATCTTACTCTCGACCGAAAAGCCAGTGGAGATAGAGCGTTGGGAAATAGCGAATGATGCGGTGCGATCGCTCATCTTACCCGGTTTAGGCGATGCAGCCAAAGATCTTTTGGAAGAGCAAGGTTTATGCGATCGCGAAGTTTGGACTCAACTCATTGACCGTTACCAAGGCAATCCCCTATGGTTAATCTTAACCGCAACCTCCATCCGAGAACTATTTGCCGGTCGAGTAGCAGACTTTTTAGCCTATGAAACCCTGATTGTATCGGAATCTTTGCAGGGACACCTCGACCAACAATTTCAGCAGTTAAGCACACCCGAACAAACAATTTTGGGTCAATTAGGGACGCTAACTGCACCCGTTAATCTATCTCAACTTTTACAACTTAACTCCTTTCCTCCCGTTGAGTTATTCCAGATTATCCAATCACTCCATCGGCGATTTTTTCTAGAGATGGAAGAAGAAACGCGGCAATTATTTCTCAATCGAGTGATTCAAGAATATATCAAGAATGGGAAATAA
- a CDS encoding Gfo/Idh/MocA family protein, with product MDKPFKIAILGAGRWGNHLIRNFLEHPQTEVVAVVDPNSDRREAIKNRYNMPDSVQLTDDWQGVLARPEVELVAIATPASTHYDIIKYALTQNCQVLAEKPLTLDAEECLELCRLAETQQRQLVVDHTYLFHPVVQQGKEALSSGAVGDLRYGYAARTHLGPVRQDVDALWDLAIHDLAIFNYWLGETPVEVEATADTWLQPGFPDVVWVKLLYPSGFKATIHLCWLNPDKQRRLAVVGSQGTLIFDELSADPLIVQQGQFDIEDGNFTPVGMNREVLSPPPGEPLKQVCDHFLQCVRHNQPSPHSSGWVGADLVRTLQQIQSKMNG from the coding sequence GTGGATAAACCATTTAAGATTGCCATTTTGGGCGCGGGTCGATGGGGAAACCATTTAATCCGTAATTTCCTCGAACATCCCCAGACGGAAGTTGTAGCAGTGGTAGACCCCAACTCTGACCGACGAGAGGCGATCAAAAATCGGTATAATATGCCTGACTCAGTGCAGTTAACCGATGACTGGCAGGGAGTTTTGGCGCGTCCAGAAGTGGAATTAGTGGCGATCGCCACCCCCGCATCCACCCACTACGACATCATTAAATACGCCCTCACTCAGAATTGTCAGGTATTAGCCGAAAAACCCCTCACCCTAGATGCCGAAGAATGTCTAGAGCTGTGTCGTCTAGCGGAAACCCAACAGCGCCAGCTTGTAGTCGATCATACCTATCTGTTTCATCCCGTGGTGCAGCAAGGAAAAGAGGCACTCTCTTCTGGAGCAGTCGGAGACCTACGCTATGGATATGCAGCCCGCACCCATTTAGGCCCCGTGCGCCAAGATGTAGATGCGCTCTGGGACTTAGCCATCCACGATCTCGCTATCTTTAATTACTGGTTAGGGGAAACCCCCGTAGAAGTTGAGGCTACCGCCGACACCTGGTTACAACCCGGTTTCCCCGATGTAGTTTGGGTGAAACTCCTCTATCCGAGTGGATTTAAAGCTACCATTCACCTCTGTTGGCTCAACCCAGATAAACAACGCCGTTTAGCCGTGGTTGGGTCTCAAGGGACGTTGATTTTTGATGAACTCAGTGCCGATCCTCTGATTGTGCAACAGGGACAGTTTGACATTGAAGACGGAAATTTTACCCCAGTTGGCATGAACCGGGAGGTACTTTCACCTCCTCCAGGAGAACCCTTAAAACAAGTCTGCGATCATTTTCTCCAGTGTGTCCGCCATAATCAACCGTCTCCCCACTCCTCCGGATGGGTGGGAGCCGACCTAGTTCGCACTCTGCAACAGATTCAATCAAAAATGAACGGCTAG
- a CDS encoding DUF6760 family protein: MSDAGGVTGYPLPQLYREVAFIAFHFHWSRAEILALEHQERQQWVVEIAGMLNPEE; this comes from the coding sequence ATTAGTGATGCTGGGGGAGTAACTGGCTACCCCCTACCCCAGTTATATCGGGAGGTAGCCTTTATCGCTTTTCATTTTCACTGGTCTAGAGCAGAAATTTTAGCTCTAGAGCATCAGGAGCGTCAGCAATGGGTTGTTGAAATTGCCGGTATGTTAAATCCGGAAGAATAG
- the rnc gene encoding ribonuclease III, with the protein MSSSVPEEVSYPRRQRQLQSVILKLGLPESSPVQWHLLDKALTHPSISSTENYEQLEFIGDAVVRIAASELLMELYPDASVGEFSAIRKILVSDRTLAQLADSYSLEQDLLMDRGTASDKLGRSSRLADAFEAILGALYLSTHTLELIRPWLDSHFTVLSTEIRKDPARRDYKSALQEWTQAVHKVLPEYKLITVESQKRTAEPFTAQVWVQGEPYGTGKGRSRKAAEQAAAQDALFKIKTTEEG; encoded by the coding sequence ATGTCTAGTTCTGTCCCTGAAGAAGTTAGTTATCCACGAAGACAACGGCAGTTGCAGAGTGTCATTCTGAAACTGGGGTTACCAGAAAGCTCCCCAGTGCAATGGCATTTACTCGATAAAGCGCTGACCCATCCGAGTATATCGTCCACAGAAAACTATGAGCAGTTGGAGTTTATTGGCGATGCGGTGGTTCGGATTGCGGCTTCAGAATTATTGATGGAATTGTATCCGGATGCGTCGGTGGGAGAATTTTCAGCCATTCGGAAAATTTTGGTGAGCGATCGCACGTTAGCCCAGTTAGCTGATAGTTACAGTTTAGAACAAGACTTGCTCATGGATCGGGGCACAGCCAGCGATAAACTCGGCCGTTCGTCCCGTCTCGCGGATGCCTTTGAAGCCATTTTAGGGGCACTGTACTTGAGTACTCATACCCTGGAACTGATCCGACCTTGGCTTGATAGTCATTTTACTGTGCTGTCTACAGAGATTCGTAAAGATCCGGCTCGACGAGATTATAAATCAGCTCTGCAAGAATGGACTCAAGCCGTTCATAAGGTTTTACCCGAATATAAACTGATTACGGTAGAATCGCAAAAACGGACAGCCGAACCCTTTACGGCTCAGGTTTGGGTGCAGGGAGAACCTTACGGTACAGGAAAAGGGCGATCGCGCAAAGCGGCTGAACAAGCGGCGGCTCAAGATGCCTTATTTAAGATCAAAACCACTGAAGAGGGGTGA
- a CDS encoding NAD(P)-dependent alcohol dehydrogenase, translating into MIQVKAKAAQCAKAALESYQFEVSSPQDYDCLIKVQSCGLCHSDIHIIDNDWDISDYPVVPGHEVIGEVEEVGSQVKHLKVGDRVGVGWQKSACLQCPQCLKGNENLCKENEPLIIPGPGGFASYLLTDSRFAFPIPQDIDPTHAGPLLCGGITVYSGLRHAGMTSGQEIGIIGVGGLGHMAVQFAHRLGNRVTVFTTSEDKAEFAKTLGADETIVVGRGESPPTPKNYLNILLSTAPANLDWAAYVEYLDADGTLCFVGVSDAPLTLPLFSLLSQRRRIMASPIGGRAIMNEMLNVAAQYKIAPIIETYPLEEINIALDRVRSNQVRYRAVLTMD; encoded by the coding sequence ATGATACAAGTTAAAGCTAAAGCTGCCCAATGTGCTAAAGCTGCCCTGGAAAGCTATCAATTTGAAGTGAGTAGCCCTCAAGACTATGATTGTCTAATTAAGGTTCAATCCTGTGGGCTTTGTCACTCAGATATTCATATTATTGATAATGATTGGGACATATCCGATTATCCTGTGGTTCCAGGTCATGAAGTTATCGGAGAAGTCGAGGAAGTTGGATCTCAGGTCAAACACCTGAAAGTTGGCGATCGCGTCGGAGTCGGTTGGCAAAAAAGTGCCTGTCTCCAATGTCCGCAATGTCTCAAAGGTAACGAAAACCTCTGTAAAGAAAACGAGCCGCTCATTATTCCTGGCCCTGGTGGTTTTGCCAGCTACCTACTCACTGACTCTCGGTTTGCCTTCCCCATTCCCCAAGACATTGACCCCACCCATGCCGGCCCTCTACTCTGTGGTGGAATCACGGTATATTCTGGACTACGTCATGCAGGCATGACCTCCGGACAGGAAATCGGTATTATTGGGGTTGGGGGTTTAGGCCACATGGCAGTTCAATTTGCTCACCGCTTAGGAAACCGAGTTACTGTTTTTACAACTTCTGAAGATAAAGCCGAATTTGCCAAAACCCTCGGAGCCGATGAGACCATTGTCGTGGGTCGTGGAGAAAGTCCACCCACGCCGAAAAATTACTTGAATATTCTCTTAAGTACCGCTCCAGCTAACCTAGATTGGGCGGCCTATGTTGAATACTTAGATGCGGATGGTACTTTATGCTTTGTGGGAGTTAGTGATGCACCTTTAACTCTACCCTTGTTCTCTCTCCTTTCCCAGCGTCGCCGAATTATGGCATCACCCATTGGTGGCCGAGCAATCATGAATGAAATGCTTAATGTTGCCGCTCAATACAAAATTGCGCCGATTATCGAGACCTATCCCCTAGAAGAGATTAATATAGCCTTGGATCGAGTGCGATCGAATCAGGTACGCTATCGAGCGGTACTCACCATGGATTAA
- the glgA gene encoding glycogen synthase GlgA, whose product MYIVQIASECAPVIKAGGLGDVVYGLSRELELRGIGVEIILPKYDCMRYDQIWGLHEAYHDLKVPWYGAAISCDVMCGWVHGRLCFFIDPHSDDLFFNRGCYYGCKDDNMRFAFFSKAALEFLLRTNKRPDIIHCHDWQTGLVPVLLYEMYQYHGMDNQRVCYTIHNFKHQGIGGVDTLWATGLNRESHYFDYDRLQDNFNPFALNMMKGGIVYSNFVNTVSPHHAWEARHSDISYGLGHTLELHNYKFGGVLNGIDYDVWNPEVDRFIPYRYTAKTINNKAKNKKALREQLWLAHDDNKPLIAFIGRLDDQKGVHLVHHAIYYALHRGAQFVLLGSATEQGINDWFWHEKLFLNENANCHLELGFNEELSHLIYAGADMIVVPSNYEPCGLTQMIGLEYGTVPIVRGVGGLQNTVFDRDYDTEKPLEERNGYVFYQTDYEALESAMDRAIGLWYEYPKEFQKLVLQGMAYDYSWKNPGSQYLGLYDYIRHK is encoded by the coding sequence ATGTACATCGTGCAGATCGCCTCTGAATGCGCTCCAGTCATCAAAGCTGGAGGTTTAGGGGATGTCGTTTATGGACTGAGTCGAGAATTGGAACTTCGAGGGATAGGTGTAGAAATCATCCTCCCCAAATACGACTGTATGCGCTACGACCAAATTTGGGGTTTGCACGAAGCCTATCACGATCTGAAAGTTCCTTGGTATGGAGCTGCCATTTCCTGCGATGTCATGTGTGGTTGGGTTCATGGGCGCTTATGTTTCTTCATCGATCCCCACTCAGATGACCTCTTCTTCAATCGCGGCTGCTACTATGGTTGCAAAGACGATAACATGCGCTTTGCCTTCTTCTCCAAAGCCGCTCTAGAATTCCTCCTCAGAACCAACAAGCGTCCCGATATCATCCATTGTCATGACTGGCAAACCGGTTTGGTACCCGTCCTGCTCTATGAAATGTATCAATATCATGGCATGGACAATCAACGAGTTTGCTATACCATCCACAACTTTAAGCACCAAGGCATTGGTGGGGTAGATACACTTTGGGCAACAGGACTCAATCGAGAGTCCCATTATTTTGACTACGATCGCCTCCAAGATAATTTTAATCCCTTTGCCCTTAACATGATGAAAGGGGGTATCGTCTATTCTAATTTTGTTAACACCGTTTCCCCTCACCATGCCTGGGAAGCTCGCCATTCCGATATCAGCTATGGCTTAGGACATACCCTAGAATTGCACAACTATAAATTTGGTGGGGTTCTCAACGGGATTGACTATGATGTATGGAATCCAGAAGTCGATCGCTTTATCCCCTATCGTTACACAGCGAAAACCATCAACAACAAAGCCAAAAATAAGAAAGCATTGCGAGAGCAGCTTTGGTTAGCCCATGATGATAACAAACCACTCATTGCCTTTATCGGTCGCCTAGACGATCAAAAAGGAGTGCATCTAGTTCACCATGCCATCTATTATGCCCTGCATCGGGGAGCGCAATTTGTCTTACTTGGATCGGCAACAGAGCAAGGGATTAATGACTGGTTCTGGCATGAAAAGCTATTTTTGAACGAAAATGCAAATTGCCATTTAGAGCTGGGCTTTAACGAAGAATTATCCCACTTAATCTATGCAGGTGCAGATATGATTGTCGTTCCCAGTAACTACGAACCCTGTGGCTTAACCCAGATGATTGGTTTGGAATATGGCACTGTGCCCATTGTGCGTGGGGTAGGAGGCTTACAAAATACCGTATTCGACCGGGATTACGATACGGAAAAACCGCTAGAAGAGCGAAATGGTTATGTATTCTATCAAACAGACTATGAAGCCCTCGAATCAGCCATGGATCGAGCGATCGGTTTATGGTATGAGTATCCCAAAGAATTTCAAAAATTAGTTCTTCAGGGTATGGCCTACGATTATTCTTGGAAAAATCCCGGTAGTCAATATCTAGGACTCTACGACTATATCCGTCACAAATAG
- a CDS encoding type II toxin-antitoxin system VapC family toxin: MSEMVYIETSIIGYLTARISNNLIVMASVEATREWWDTHRTQFELYISQTVLDEAGRGDAEMASRRMEILNNLPLLEVNEAVQDLAIEFLSKSNFPSKVADDALHIAIATIYGLDYLLTWNCKHIANAQIQKKLVRISLDAGYELPTICTPYELMGI, translated from the coding sequence ATGAGTGAAATGGTTTACATCGAGACAAGTATTATCGGCTACTTAACCGCCAGGATAAGCAACAATCTTATTGTGATGGCAAGTGTAGAAGCGACTAGAGAATGGTGGGATACCCACCGGACTCAGTTTGAACTCTACATCTCACAAACGGTTTTAGATGAGGCAGGACGGGGAGATGCAGAAATGGCTAGTAGGCGAATGGAGATCTTGAATAACTTACCACTGCTTGAAGTTAATGAAGCGGTTCAAGATCTGGCGATAGAGTTTCTCTCAAAAAGTAATTTTCCCAGCAAAGTGGCTGACGATGCCCTGCATATTGCGATCGCTACCATCTATGGCTTGGACTATTTGCTAACATGGAACTGTAAACATATCGCCAACGCTCAAATTCAGAAAAAGCTGGTTCGGATTAGCTTAGATGCTGGGTACGAGCTACCTACCATTTGTACACCCTATGAGTTAATGGGAATTTAA
- a CDS encoding photosystem II protein, Psb35-related has translation MVNLVILSLLFIAGWVAVSVIGTQAYFMGEQTKSIHERNWNSDGFNSIAKSVTGKETDYTNRIPGYSLDTYGSNSLAR, from the coding sequence ATGGTTAACTTAGTTATTCTTTCCTTACTCTTCATCGCTGGTTGGGTCGCTGTTTCCGTCATCGGAACTCAAGCCTACTTCATGGGAGAACAAACCAAATCTATCCACGAACGTAATTGGAATTCCGACGGCTTCAACAGCATCGCCAAATCCGTAACCGGTAAAGAAACCGACTACACCAACCGCATCCCTGGATATAGCCTAGATACCTATGGCAGCAACAGCCTGGCACGCTAA
- a CDS encoding DUF433 domain-containing protein has translation MSYRDIITIEPDKRGGKPCIRRMRITVYDVIGWLAAGMSVAEIMDDFPELTEADIRACLEFAADREHRLVASVSVA, from the coding sequence ATGAGCTATCGCGACATTATTACCATTGAGCCAGATAAACGTGGGGGAAAACCCTGTATTCGTCGGATGCGAATTACAGTTTACGATGTTATTGGCTGGCTTGCTGCTGGCATGTCTGTGGCTGAAATTATGGATGACTTCCCAGAACTGACAGAGGCAGATATTAGAGCTTGTTTAGAGTTTGCCGCCGATCGCGAACATCGTTTAGTTGCTTCGGTGAGTGTTGCTTGA